Proteins encoded within one genomic window of Hermetia illucens chromosome 2, iHerIll2.2.curated.20191125, whole genome shotgun sequence:
- the LOC119648267 gene encoding cuticle protein 16.5-like, with product MFKFIAICFAVIASVAAAPGLAPLAYSAPLATTYAAAYTAPLAAAYTAPIAAAYAAPVAAAAPVIAPYASSYNAHAIAHSAAFPAIATYAAAPVAAPILAAPAARLLLK from the exons atgttcaaattc ATCGCTATCTGCTTTGCCGTCATTGCCTCAGTAGCTGCTGCCCCAGGTTTGGCTCCATTGGCTTATTCAGCTCCACTTGCAACCACCTATGCTGCTGCCTACACTGCTCCACTAGCTGCCGCTTACACAGCCCCAATTGCTGCTGCCTATGCCGCTCCAGTAGCAGCTGCTGCTCCAGTTATTGCTCCATATGCCTCCAGTTACAACGCTCATGCTATTGCCCATTCAGCCGCTTTCCCAGCTATCGCTACCTATGCTGCTGCTCCAGTAGCTGCTCCAATTTTGGCTGCTCCAGCTGCCCGTCTTTTACTGaagtaa